The Pirellulales bacterium DNA window ATCGGTGCGGCCGTCCCAATCGAGCGGCTTGAGCCGGGCCTTTTCACACAACTGCCGGTTGAAGGCCACGGTCGCTTTCACCCACCGCCCATCGAGATAGAACTCGTTGTAGCCGTGAAAGTAGAAGATGTCGGTGCCGATAAACGCCAACAGCTTTTCGGTGGCAATGTGGTTGCGGACGTCGGCATAGCCCAATCGGCAGGGCAGCCCCACGGCGCGGGCCGTGGCCGCGAGCAGGCAGCTCTTGGTCACGCACCAGGCCAGGCGGGTTTCGAGTACGCGCGAGGCGCGAAACGCCTCGGGCCGCAGGTCGAGGCCATAGGCCGAGTAGCGCACGCCGTCGCGGACGGCATAGAACAGCCGCACGGCCCGCTCGGTGTCGTCGCGCGCGTCACCGACCGCCTCTTGGGCAAACGCGATCACGGCCGGGTCGTCGCTGTTGACGAACCAGGTGGGCTCGAGATAGGCCGACAATTCAGCTGCAGTCATAGGCGTTGGTTCTCGCTTGGCTGCCAGCAGTTTAGACGCTCGGCCCACCGAGGGCGAACTTAGGACGGGCGGCGCGCCTGGCGCTGTTGGACCACGCGTTCGTACATCGCCAGCATCCGCGGCAGCATCTTGGCGAGCGTATATTGCTCGGCCACGAGCGCCTGACCGTTGCGGCCGAGGTGCGCATGGGCCGCCGGGTTGGCCAGTACGTCGAGGCCCAACGCGGCGAGTTGTTCGACGTCGTAAAACCCGGCCAGCAGCCCTGTCTCTTGGTGCGTGATCAGCTCGCGGACCGGGGCCGTGTCCGAAGCGACGACCGTGGCCCCGCAGGCCAAGGCATCGAACAGCGACCATGACAGCACGAACGGCACCGTGAGATAGAGATGCAGATCGCTCACGGACAGCAGCCGCGCCAGCTCGAGCGGTGGCAATAACCCGGTGAACAAGAACTTTGACAGGTCGTACTTGTCCTGCCGCAGGACGTGATCGCGAAAGCTGTTTCCCTCGATGAAATTCGAGTCGCCGCCGTAGGCCACGCGATCGGCACCCACGACGGCGAACAGTACGTTCGGCTCGCGTTCGTAGATCCGCTTGGCGACGCGCATGAAAATGTCGAAGCCGCGCATCGACTCGAACCCTCGCGACACGTACGTCACGAGCTTGGTCCCCAAGGGCACGGCCCGCCCGCCGATGGCCCGCGGCGCGTCGGCATGGCGCCG harbors:
- a CDS encoding transglutaminase-like domain-containing protein, which encodes MTAAELSAYLEPTWFVNSDDPAVIAFAQEAVGDARDDTERAVRLFYAVRDGVRYSAYGLDLRPEAFRASRVLETRLAWCVTKSCLLAATARAVGLPCRLGYADVRNHIATEKLLAFIGTDIFYFHGYNEFYLDGRWVKATVAFNRQLCEKARLKPLDWDGRTDSLYHEFDIEGRRHMEYLRDHGSFADVPYDRILQTFAERYPLVPRPGMKFPVDALQSAGNLDGDFEADVAREAEAKAAALRKSNGTPTRAQS
- a CDS encoding glycosyltransferase translates to MHVVYVHQNFPAQFGHIARYLIAERGFRCTFVTNRPAAKVDGIELIHFDPQGGATRQNHFCTRTFENHVATAHGVYNALKARRDIRPDLIVGHSGFGPTIFLRELYDCPIINYFEYFYRPHDSDLDFRPEFPADELTILRAYTRNAMFLLDLANCDAAYSPTRWQQSLFPREFADKIEVLFDGVDTAVWRRHADAPRAIGGRAVPLGTKLVTYVSRGFESMRGFDIFMRVAKRIYEREPNVLFAVVGADRVAYGGDSNFIEGNSFRDHVLRQDKYDLSKFLFTGLLPPLELARLLSVSDLHLYLTVPFVLSWSLFDALACGATVVASDTAPVRELITHQETGLLAGFYDVEQLAALGLDVLANPAAHAHLGRNGQALVAEQYTLAKMLPRMLAMYERVVQQRQARRPS